One part of the Clostridium thermosuccinogenes genome encodes these proteins:
- a CDS encoding DNA-formamidopyrimidine glycosylase family protein has translation MIELPESRNLVQQINETLKGKKIQNVTANKSPHKFVWFNCDPESYHGLLTGKSILYAAAYGGMVEIQVEDIRLVFHEGVNMRYYFPGEELPEKHQLHIEFDDFSSFVCSVQMYGALLALSEGQTDAYNECAREKPSPFSDDFNQSYFLSLLNNEGIKLSAKAFLATKQRIPGLGNGVLQDILFNARVHPKRKMNTLSDDELTSLFNSIKSTLFEMTINGGRDTEKDLFGCSGAYRTILSAKTAGKPCPVCGGAIIREAYLGGNVYYCPECQKLK, from the coding sequence ATGATTGAGTTGCCGGAAAGCCGGAATTTGGTTCAGCAAATCAATGAAACCCTGAAAGGAAAGAAGATCCAAAACGTAACTGCTAATAAATCACCCCATAAATTCGTGTGGTTTAATTGTGATCCCGAAAGTTACCACGGTCTGCTTACAGGTAAAAGCATTCTGTATGCTGCAGCATACGGAGGCATGGTGGAAATTCAGGTCGAGGATATACGTCTTGTTTTCCATGAGGGTGTCAATATGCGTTACTATTTCCCGGGAGAGGAGCTTCCCGAAAAGCATCAGCTCCATATTGAATTTGATGATTTTTCCTCCTTTGTTTGCAGTGTGCAGATGTATGGTGCATTGTTAGCCTTAAGTGAGGGGCAGACAGATGCTTATAATGAATGTGCGAGAGAAAAACCAAGTCCATTCTCGGATGATTTTAATCAAAGTTATTTTCTGTCTCTTCTTAATAATGAGGGCATCAAGCTTTCAGCCAAGGCATTTTTGGCAACAAAGCAGCGGATACCGGGTCTTGGAAACGGCGTTTTGCAGGACATCCTGTTTAACGCACGGGTGCATCCGAAGCGCAAAATGAACACCTTATCTGATGATGAATTGACTTCTTTATTCAACTCCATCAAAAGCACTCTTTTTGAAATGACCATAAATGGCGGGCGGGATACCGAAAAAGACCTATTCGGGTGCAGTGGGGCCTATCGGACCATTCTTTCAGCTAAAACTGCCGGCAAGCCTTGTCCCGTATGCGGCGGAGCGATTATCCGTGAGGCATACCTCGGTGGAAACGTATACTACTGCCCGGAGTGCCAGAAGCTGAAGTAG
- the rsgA gene encoding ribosome small subunit-dependent GTPase A, translating into MPNLSDYGFIPTMLPEGASGIPARVTAVHKERYDIVCEYGHTCARLKTSIFFGESHEIFPTTGDFVLISYNSSGDSQILKTLERKSLFSRRDPIPGRGEQVVAANFDYVFIMVSLNFDFNVRRIERYLTLSWQSGAIPVVILTKADLVEDFTEQVRAVERIAPGIDIIAVSAKTGYGMDELSDYLKPGKTIAFLGSSGVGKSSLVNALAQEEIMAVNSIREDDSKGRHTTTHRQLIMLPNGAMIIDTPGMRELGMWDVRIGIGEAFADVENFLGKCRFSDCEHRSEPGCAVKEAIARGELSEKRWKSYLQLKREAAYSENKTRLSQKKTTRSKSIAQRQKKKRENSGYVYE; encoded by the coding sequence ATGCCGAACTTATCGGATTACGGTTTTATCCCTACAATGCTGCCGGAGGGTGCCAGTGGCATTCCTGCTCGAGTAACAGCAGTACACAAAGAACGATATGATATCGTTTGCGAATATGGACATACATGCGCCAGGCTGAAAACCAGCATCTTCTTTGGTGAAAGCCATGAGATTTTTCCAACCACCGGAGATTTTGTGTTGATCAGCTATAATAGCAGTGGAGACAGCCAAATATTAAAGACTCTTGAACGGAAATCCCTCTTCTCAAGACGCGATCCAATACCGGGACGGGGAGAGCAGGTGGTGGCAGCTAACTTTGACTATGTATTTATAATGGTGTCTCTTAACTTTGATTTTAATGTAAGGCGAATTGAGCGCTATCTTACCCTTTCCTGGCAGAGTGGAGCTATTCCGGTGGTTATCCTGACCAAAGCGGATTTGGTTGAGGATTTTACCGAACAGGTTCGGGCTGTGGAGAGAATTGCCCCGGGAATCGATATTATAGCTGTTAGTGCAAAAACCGGTTATGGCATGGATGAATTATCCGACTATCTCAAACCAGGGAAAACAATAGCATTTCTTGGATCGTCTGGTGTTGGCAAGTCTAGCCTTGTCAACGCACTTGCCCAAGAAGAAATTATGGCTGTCAACTCAATTCGCGAGGATGATTCAAAAGGCCGCCACACCACCACTCACCGACAGCTTATAATGCTGCCCAATGGTGCCATGATAATTGACACACCAGGCATGCGTGAGCTGGGAATGTGGGATGTGAGGATAGGGATTGGTGAAGCTTTTGCTGATGTGGAAAATTTCCTGGGAAAATGCAGGTTTTCAGATTGTGAACATCGGAGCGAGCCTGGTTGTGCTGTAAAAGAAGCCATTGCCAGGGGTGAGCTGTCCGAGAAACGCTGGAAAAGTTATTTGCAGTTAAAAAGGGAGGCTGCATACAGCGAAAACAAGACAAGACTCTCCCAGAAGAAAACCACAAGAAGCAAATCCATAGCTCAGCGGCAGAAAAAGAAGCGTGAAAATAGCGGATATGTATATGAATAG
- a CDS encoding GyrI-like domain-containing protein yields the protein MSKEVFNFKKEYKELYMPKDKPALIEIPSMNFLMVDGTGDPNGNAVFQQAVELLYGLSYTIKMSKMKGNQPEGYFEYVVPPLEGLWWIDEGKFSLEVRDNWKWTLMIRQPEFVNEKVFQWACDELARKKPELDTGKARFEAFEEGLCVQIMHIGPFSTEPDTVKKMDAFILQQGLKDKLTSGGKHHEIYLSDFRKCKPENMKTVLRHPVERA from the coding sequence ATGAGCAAAGAGGTGTTTAATTTCAAAAAAGAATATAAGGAATTGTATATGCCCAAGGATAAACCGGCATTGATTGAGATTCCATCTATGAATTTCCTTATGGTGGACGGAACCGGAGACCCAAATGGCAATGCTGTTTTTCAGCAGGCGGTAGAACTGCTTTATGGTCTGTCCTATACGATAAAGATGAGCAAAATGAAAGGCAATCAACCGGAAGGGTATTTTGAATATGTGGTCCCTCCCCTTGAGGGATTGTGGTGGATTGATGAAGGCAAGTTCTCATTGGAAGTGAGGGACAACTGGAAATGGACTTTGATGATACGCCAGCCGGAGTTTGTCAATGAAAAAGTTTTTCAGTGGGCATGTGATGAACTGGCAAGAAAAAAGCCGGAGTTGGATACAGGAAAGGCTCGTTTTGAAGCTTTTGAGGAAGGCTTATGCGTGCAGATCATGCACATCGGGCCATTCTCTACCGAGCCTGATACGGTCAAGAAAATGGATGCTTTTATCTTGCAGCAGGGATTGAAGGACAAGCTGACCAGCGGCGGGAAGCATCATGAGATCTACCTGTCGGACTTTAGGAAATGCAAGCCTGAAAACATGAAAACGGTGCTCAGGCATCCGGTGGAAAGAGCTTGA
- a CDS encoding GGDEF domain-containing protein yields the protein MGHNGWGDRELKRYLRTAVLILIPAGLFLGAVLYYINLHHMTPAFQTVTRYAYLALFAALAVMSWKFNRSRVFFCILSMALCQALLALKLPTVIPPESFQHEAFVFMGIFIPANILVFSFFKERGIFTLWGALRIMLLILQCLLFLWWSGINGHSLSSVFTTSRLWKVGSLLPGISQPSMIVSLLAMAVLMARGIICKSFFDMAFTAVIPMSAAAAGLQGENLAVPVFYAFAGLVMLIAIIQDSYFMAFRDELTGLPSRRALKHEMMKLSGHYTIAMVDVDFFKKFNDTYGHDVGDQVLRMVSAVMRDAGGGGKPFRYGGEEFTMLYPGKGVKEALPYLEELREAIAKRKFTLRSHKRPKKKPKKRGSGTAKGKQLSVTVSIGAAERCDKHRKPDEVIKAADTALYRAKKKGRNCVCK from the coding sequence ATGGGACATAATGGATGGGGAGATAGGGAATTGAAGCGTTACTTAAGGACGGCTGTTTTGATATTGATACCGGCAGGGTTATTTCTGGGAGCCGTATTATATTACATAAATTTGCATCATATGACGCCTGCTTTTCAGACGGTTACCAGATATGCTTATTTAGCTTTGTTTGCCGCCTTGGCGGTAATGAGCTGGAAGTTTAACCGAAGCCGGGTATTTTTTTGCATATTGTCCATGGCATTATGCCAGGCTTTGCTTGCGTTGAAGCTACCTACAGTAATTCCGCCGGAGTCTTTCCAACACGAAGCTTTTGTGTTCATGGGAATATTTATTCCCGCTAATATTCTCGTGTTCTCCTTTTTTAAGGAGAGGGGGATTTTCACCCTTTGGGGTGCTTTAAGAATCATGCTTTTGATCCTGCAGTGCCTTTTGTTTCTGTGGTGGTCAGGAATTAATGGGCATAGCTTATCTTCCGTATTTACAACAAGCCGGTTATGGAAGGTAGGGAGTTTGCTTCCGGGAATATCCCAGCCATCCATGATCGTGAGCCTTCTGGCTATGGCAGTATTGATGGCCAGAGGTATAATATGCAAATCCTTTTTTGATATGGCCTTTACGGCCGTCATTCCAATGTCGGCAGCTGCTGCCGGACTTCAAGGTGAAAATCTGGCAGTTCCTGTGTTTTATGCTTTTGCAGGCTTGGTCATGTTAATCGCCATCATACAGGATTCCTATTTTATGGCTTTCAGGGATGAACTGACAGGACTTCCGTCGCGAAGAGCTTTGAAGCATGAAATGATGAAATTGAGCGGACATTATACCATTGCGATGGTGGATGTGGATTTTTTCAAAAAGTTCAACGATACCTACGGCCATGATGTGGGGGACCAGGTACTTCGCATGGTTTCTGCCGTCATGAGGGATGCAGGAGGAGGGGGGAAACCTTTCCGTTATGGTGGCGAAGAATTTACAATGCTTTACCCGGGCAAGGGGGTAAAGGAAGCTCTGCCGTATTTAGAAGAGTTACGGGAGGCTATAGCCAAAAGAAAGTTTACCCTGCGAAGCCACAAGCGTCCTAAGAAAAAGCCCAAAAAGCGTGGTTCGGGAACAGCAAAGGGGAAGCAGCTCTCTGTCACTGTCAGCATAGGTGCTGCGGAAAGATGCGACAAGCACAGGAAGCCGGATGAGGTGATCAAGGCTGCGGATACCGCATTGTACCGGGCAAAGAAAAAAGGCAGGAACTGTGTTTGCAAATGA
- the rbr gene encoding rubrerythrin — translation MADIKGTKTEKNLMTAFAGEAQARTKYTYYASQAKKEGYEQIAAIFMETAENEKEHAKLWFKLLHGGSIGTTAENLKDAAAGENYEWTDMYKTFAEEARAEGFNEIAAMFEGVAKVEKEHEERYLKLLENVQNGKVFLKDDTVVWKCRNCGHIHVGKAAPELCPVCKHPKAFFELKAENY, via the coding sequence ATGGCTGATATCAAAGGCACAAAGACAGAAAAAAATCTCATGACCGCATTTGCGGGAGAGGCTCAGGCACGTACCAAGTATACATATTATGCTTCTCAGGCTAAAAAAGAAGGCTATGAGCAGATAGCAGCAATTTTTATGGAAACAGCCGAAAACGAAAAGGAGCATGCCAAACTTTGGTTTAAACTGCTGCACGGAGGCTCCATAGGCACTACCGCAGAAAATTTGAAGGATGCCGCCGCCGGTGAAAATTATGAATGGACCGACATGTATAAAACCTTTGCTGAAGAAGCTCGCGCTGAAGGTTTTAATGAAATAGCCGCCATGTTCGAAGGCGTGGCAAAAGTGGAAAAAGAGCATGAAGAACGCTATTTGAAGCTGTTGGAAAACGTTCAAAACGGAAAGGTATTCCTTAAGGATGATACAGTGGTTTGGAAATGCAGGAACTGCGGACACATCCATGTTGGCAAAGCAGCTCCGGAGCTCTGCCCTGTGTGCAAGCATCCTAAGGCATTCTTTGAACTCAAAGCTGAAAATTATTAA
- a CDS encoding DUF1846 domain-containing protein — protein sequence MQKIGFDNDKYLHLQSQKILERIDFFGGKLYLEFGGKLFDDYHASRVLPGFKPDSKVKMLLKLKDQVEIVIAISADDIERSKRRGDLGITYDQETMRLIDAFREIGLYVGSVVITRYRPQVSTDLFQKRLEDLGIKVYRHYPIPDYPSDIPLIVSENGYGKNEYIETTRSLIVVTAPGPGSGKMATCLSQLYHDHVRGIKAGYAKFETFPIWNLPLKHPVNIAYEAATTDLDDVNMIDPFHLDAYGTTSVNYNRDIEVFPVLNAIFDRIAGKSPYQSPTDMGVNMAGYCITDDEAVCRASEQEVIRRYYNTRCAQLQGMAEKAEVYKLELLMKKLGVSPKDRPVVDAALKRAEATGGPAVALQLNDGRIVTGKTSSLLGASAALLLNALKELGGINHDMDLISPIVIEPIQALKVKHMGNRNPRLHTDEILIALAICATTNPTAALAIQQLSKLRGCEAHSTVILSRVDENVFQKLGVNLTCEPQYQSKKLYHK from the coding sequence ATGCAAAAAATCGGATTTGACAATGACAAATATCTTCACCTGCAATCTCAGAAAATTCTTGAAAGGATAGATTTCTTCGGAGGAAAGCTGTATCTGGAGTTTGGAGGAAAACTTTTTGACGATTATCACGCTTCGCGTGTGCTTCCTGGCTTTAAACCGGACAGCAAGGTAAAAATGCTTCTAAAGCTCAAAGACCAGGTAGAGATTGTGATTGCGATATCGGCTGATGACATAGAGAGAAGCAAGCGCCGTGGAGATCTTGGAATTACATATGATCAGGAAACTATGCGCCTGATTGATGCATTCCGTGAAATCGGTCTATATGTGGGAAGCGTTGTTATCACGCGTTACCGGCCGCAAGTTTCGACCGATTTGTTCCAAAAGCGGCTTGAAGACCTTGGTATAAAGGTTTACAGGCATTATCCTATACCCGACTATCCTTCTGACATACCACTCATTGTAAGTGAAAATGGTTACGGGAAAAATGAGTATATTGAGACGACCCGATCCCTTATTGTGGTTACTGCTCCAGGACCGGGAAGCGGTAAAATGGCAACATGCCTCTCACAGCTTTATCATGACCACGTACGCGGTATAAAGGCTGGTTATGCTAAGTTTGAGACTTTCCCCATATGGAACCTTCCATTGAAGCATCCGGTCAATATCGCTTATGAGGCAGCTACCACCGACTTGGATGACGTTAATATGATTGACCCTTTTCATCTTGATGCTTATGGCACTACGAGCGTCAACTATAACAGGGATATTGAGGTTTTTCCCGTATTGAACGCCATTTTTGATAGGATAGCAGGCAAATCGCCCTATCAAAGTCCTACCGATATGGGCGTGAACATGGCCGGATATTGTATTACTGACGATGAGGCTGTATGCAGAGCATCGGAGCAGGAAGTCATTCGCAGGTACTACAATACCAGATGTGCACAGCTTCAAGGCATGGCAGAAAAAGCAGAAGTATACAAACTGGAGCTTTTGATGAAAAAGTTAGGTGTATCACCGAAAGACCGGCCGGTTGTGGATGCCGCATTAAAGCGTGCTGAAGCTACAGGAGGTCCTGCTGTAGCCCTTCAACTGAATGATGGACGCATAGTTACAGGAAAAACCTCTTCCTTGCTGGGTGCTTCAGCGGCTTTGCTATTGAACGCGTTGAAAGAATTGGGGGGTATCAATCATGATATGGATCTGATTTCACCTATCGTAATTGAACCTATCCAAGCCTTAAAAGTAAAGCATATGGGCAACCGCAACCCACGGCTGCATACCGACGAAATACTGATAGCACTGGCCATCTGTGCCACCACCAATCCTACGGCAGCGCTGGCCATACAGCAGCTTTCAAAGCTGCGGGGATGCGAGGCGCATTCAACCGTAATACTGTCCCGGGTTGATGAAAATGTGTTTCAGAAGCTAGGTGTCAATCTGACATGCGAGCCGCAATATCAATCGAAGAAGCTTTATCATAAATAA
- a CDS encoding metal ABC transporter substrate-binding protein, translated as MKKYTFTVLLLLFLSTILFGCRQSANANSDEKISVVATIFPQYDFVREIAGDNVDLTMLLPPGSESHSYEPTPQDIIKIKNCDVFICVGGSSEEWLKEIIESMDTSEMKVVYLMDMVDAVEEEIVEGMEEEHGHDDDHEDEHEEKLEYDEHVWTSPKNAKIIVQAISDMLCEVDAANASEYKKNTESYLAELDELDAAFQAAVDAGIRKTIVFGDRFPFRYFADAYGLEYYAAFPGCSTETEPSAATVAFLIDKVKAENIPVVFHIELSNEKMADAICEATGAKKLLLHSCHNISKREFERGVTYLDLMKANVEAIKEALE; from the coding sequence ATGAAAAAGTATACTTTTACAGTACTTTTGCTTCTATTTCTATCCACAATATTGTTCGGATGCAGGCAAAGCGCAAATGCGAATTCCGATGAAAAGATCAGCGTTGTAGCGACTATTTTTCCTCAGTACGATTTTGTAAGAGAAATCGCCGGTGACAATGTCGATCTGACCATGCTTCTTCCACCTGGGTCGGAGAGCCATTCCTATGAGCCTACACCACAGGATATCATCAAGATCAAAAACTGCGATGTGTTTATCTGTGTGGGTGGCAGCTCCGAAGAGTGGTTAAAGGAAATTATAGAATCGATGGATACCAGCGAAATGAAGGTTGTATACCTTATGGATATGGTAGATGCGGTGGAGGAAGAAATCGTTGAAGGAATGGAAGAAGAACATGGTCATGATGATGATCATGAGGATGAACATGAGGAAAAACTAGAGTATGATGAGCATGTCTGGACTTCACCCAAGAACGCAAAAATCATTGTTCAGGCAATATCAGATATGCTATGTGAGGTGGATGCTGCAAACGCCTCTGAGTATAAAAAGAACACAGAGTCCTATCTGGCAGAGCTTGACGAGTTGGACGCTGCTTTCCAAGCGGCTGTAGATGCAGGCATCAGGAAAACGATTGTGTTTGGTGACCGCTTTCCCTTTCGTTATTTTGCAGATGCCTATGGGCTGGAGTATTACGCTGCCTTTCCCGGATGCTCTACAGAAACCGAACCCAGTGCGGCCACTGTAGCATTTCTGATCGATAAGGTGAAAGCCGAGAACATTCCTGTAGTATTCCATATTGAGCTTTCAAATGAAAAGATGGCGGATGCGATTTGCGAAGCCACAGGCGCAAAAAAGCTATTGCTTCACTCCTGTCACAACATTTCTAAGAGGGAATTTGAAAGGGGAGTTACCTATCTGGATTTGATGAAGGCCAATGTAGAGGCGATAAAGGAGGCACTTGAGTAA
- a CDS encoding metal ABC transporter ATP-binding protein: MELFSLKDVSFAYEGNTVVSGLNFTVNSGDYICIVGENGSGKSTLVKGLLRLIAPQSGNISMGDDLKKNEIGYLPQQTPVQKDFPASVYEVVLSGRLSSREIRPFYTKADKAAALENMKRFGILELRNKCYRELSGGQQQRVMLARALCAARKILILDEPVAGLDPVATQDLYKQIYKINKEMGITILTVSHDIHSAVKYAGKILHLKNKQIFFGTTEDYVQSSIGAEYLGGGQND; this comes from the coding sequence ATGGAATTGTTCTCCTTAAAGGATGTTTCCTTTGCTTATGAAGGCAATACCGTAGTTAGTGGACTGAACTTTACGGTTAACAGCGGGGACTATATATGCATAGTGGGTGAAAATGGTTCCGGTAAAAGCACTCTGGTCAAAGGACTTCTGCGCCTTATAGCACCGCAGAGTGGGAACATTTCAATGGGTGACGACCTAAAAAAAAATGAAATTGGTTATTTACCACAGCAGACACCTGTTCAAAAGGATTTCCCTGCCAGTGTATATGAAGTTGTTTTGTCCGGGCGCTTAAGCTCACGCGAAATCCGGCCTTTCTACACCAAGGCTGACAAAGCGGCAGCCCTTGAGAACATGAAGCGTTTTGGCATTTTAGAGCTTCGTAATAAATGCTACAGAGAGCTGTCAGGAGGCCAGCAGCAGCGAGTGATGCTGGCCAGGGCTCTTTGTGCTGCACGCAAGATTCTTATTTTGGATGAGCCGGTGGCAGGACTTGATCCAGTGGCAACCCAGGACCTATATAAGCAAATATACAAAATCAATAAAGAGATGGGTATTACCATCCTGACGGTTTCCCATGACATACACAGCGCTGTCAAATATGCCGGCAAGATTCTGCATTTAAAGAATAAGCAAATATTCTTCGGAACAACGGAAGATTATGTGCAATCCAGTATCGGGGCCGAATATTTGGGAGGTGGACAAAATGATTGA
- a CDS encoding metal ABC transporter permease → MIDILKEMLSYTFLVRAVIVGLLVSLCAALLGVSLVLKRYSMIGDGLSHVGFGSLAIATAVNAAPLTVAVPVVVLVAFLLLRISEKSKIRGDAAIAIISTSSLAIGVVVISMTTGMNTDVCNYMFGSILAMSKADVAFSIVLSAMVLALFVLFYNKIFAVTFDETFARATGTKVGVYNMLIAFLTAITIVLGMRMMGAMLISSLVIFPALTSMRVCKKFKTVTLCSAFASIICFFIGVVISYVYAIPTGASVVIINIIAFLLFWAAKLIFTSGAVSRMRRAIITLRGMLIKGER, encoded by the coding sequence ATGATTGATATCCTGAAGGAGATGTTATCTTATACATTTCTTGTTCGTGCGGTCATTGTCGGTTTGCTGGTTTCTCTTTGTGCAGCGCTTCTGGGTGTGAGCCTCGTGCTCAAGCGTTATTCGATGATTGGTGACGGGTTGTCCCATGTGGGATTTGGTTCGCTGGCTATAGCGACGGCAGTGAATGCGGCTCCATTAACCGTAGCTGTCCCGGTTGTAGTTTTGGTTGCTTTCCTCCTGCTTCGTATCAGTGAAAAAAGCAAAATAAGAGGGGATGCTGCAATTGCGATCATATCAACGAGTTCCCTTGCGATAGGGGTGGTTGTAATCTCCATGACCACAGGCATGAACACGGATGTTTGCAACTATATGTTCGGAAGCATTCTAGCCATGAGCAAAGCCGATGTAGCTTTTAGCATTGTACTTTCGGCTATGGTATTGGCACTTTTCGTATTGTTTTACAACAAAATTTTCGCGGTCACCTTCGACGAGACTTTTGCCAGGGCAACGGGGACAAAAGTTGGCGTATATAATATGCTGATCGCTTTTTTGACGGCGATAACGATTGTATTAGGCATGAGGATGATGGGCGCGATGCTGATTTCCAGCCTGGTTATTTTTCCTGCTCTGACCTCCATGCGGGTATGCAAAAAATTCAAAACGGTTACCCTATGCTCGGCTTTTGCATCGATAATATGCTTCTTTATAGGAGTTGTAATTTCCTATGTGTATGCCATCCCCACCGGTGCCAGTGTTGTTATTATAAATATTATAGCATTCCTGCTGTTTTGGGCGGCGAAATTGATCTTTACGTCTGGGGCGGTTTCAAGAATGCGTAGGGCTATCATTACTTTGCGTGGTATGCTCATAAAGGGGGAGAGATAA
- a CDS encoding Na+-transporting methylmalonyl-CoA/oxaloacetate decarboxylase subunit beta has product MKVYYTPSLFCRGKGPRGWAQKVNWQFEHAGMQRYIPVIYRFPKGIVFDVITPLDEAKLHEFYEKYGTDDEKLTPLQKRCLEQENPYQAVPVMEIWINGKRVESGYSSSGSAYIPWARQDDDLASVRKAYSRILKDATCFGCERFCVAYPEAGSRFQELLRFLRMEKVTNMKISTRPMDWFTPLDISLEMSLEDCRREVCFKHPVTGISHALYFQNAELVEIPMGKDRNRSLFIMQSMYEIEPALPQGDTLQFNSSIQYTEPPKDRFSPVAVAASSIGIIGGASGPTVVSVTQRDKGKNVPQGLHGLPLHTCVSVPTFQKEDTYKFMLEGISSIKYDRREYILK; this is encoded by the coding sequence ATGAAAGTATACTACACTCCCAGTTTATTTTGCAGAGGAAAGGGACCTCGAGGATGGGCGCAAAAGGTAAACTGGCAATTTGAACATGCGGGAATGCAGCGCTACATCCCTGTTATATACCGGTTTCCAAAAGGGATTGTCTTTGATGTCATCACTCCTTTGGATGAAGCAAAGCTTCATGAGTTTTATGAAAAGTATGGCACTGATGATGAAAAGCTGACGCCGTTGCAGAAACGCTGTCTAGAACAGGAGAATCCTTATCAGGCTGTGCCGGTTATGGAAATATGGATAAATGGAAAACGTGTTGAGAGCGGCTATTCGTCCAGCGGCTCTGCATACATACCATGGGCAAGGCAGGACGATGATCTTGCCTCGGTGCGAAAGGCATATTCCCGTATTCTGAAGGATGCCACCTGCTTTGGATGCGAGCGTTTTTGCGTTGCTTATCCGGAGGCAGGTTCCAGATTTCAAGAACTCCTGCGTTTTCTCCGTATGGAAAAAGTAACTAATATGAAGATATCTACCAGGCCTATGGACTGGTTTACACCATTGGATATTAGTCTTGAAATGTCGCTGGAGGATTGCCGGAGAGAGGTTTGCTTTAAGCATCCTGTGACAGGTATATCGCATGCATTGTACTTTCAGAATGCGGAATTGGTGGAAATTCCGATGGGCAAAGACAGAAACCGAAGCCTTTTCATCATGCAGTCCATGTATGAGATAGAGCCTGCTTTGCCCCAGGGGGATACCCTGCAGTTTAATAGCAGCATCCAATATACGGAACCGCCGAAAGACAGGTTTAGTCCCGTTGCTGTTGCGGCTTCATCCATCGGTATCATCGGTGGAGCGAGCGGTCCTACAGTGGTTTCTGTTACGCAGAGGGATAAAGGAAAGAATGTGCCGCAAGGTTTGCATGGATTACCGCTGCATACATGTGTTTCAGTACCTACCTTTCAGAAGGAAGATACCTATAAGTTTATGCTTGAGGGTATCAGTTCCATAAAATATGATAGAAGAGAATATATATTAAAATAA
- a CDS encoding type II toxin-antitoxin system VapC family toxin, with translation MVDILASLLMTCCISSTVCKAKDGVYKSGKPEKDRQNISRIKAIFTSAFKNDIDSFTAAGACRWQSYN, from the coding sequence ATGGTGGACATCTTAGCCTCGTTATTAATGACTTGCTGCATATCATCTACGGTCTGCAAGGCTAAGGACGGCGTATATAAATCAGGGAAGCCGGAAAAGGACAGGCAGAATATAAGCAGGATTAAAGCGATATTCACATCTGCCTTTAAAAACGACATTGACAGCTTTACTGCTGCTGGCGCATGTCGATGGCAATCATACAACTAA
- a CDS encoding GNAT family N-acetyltransferase, whose product MLDKSIPYIGVIMVKTDTTNYPRYELPGGFAFKGYQPGDEEKWAKLIFDSGLTDTLKEAEDIFEREFLKLPELLPKQCIFVVDGDGKAAATASLWPGEHFGKTLQRVHWVAASPDYQGKGLAKALMTKIMDVYNELGYKDFIYLATQTWSYKAINIYSQFGFLPYMGQKPVNWKADNYEENNRLAWKMIKEKLAGYGTANKLPSSSEK is encoded by the coding sequence ATGCTGGATAAATCAATTCCGTATATCGGCGTGATAATGGTAAAAACCGATACGACAAACTACCCGCGCTATGAGTTGCCTGGCGGTTTTGCTTTTAAAGGCTATCAGCCGGGAGATGAAGAGAAGTGGGCAAAATTGATATTTGATTCTGGTCTGACCGATACTTTGAAAGAAGCGGAAGATATCTTTGAAAGAGAATTTTTGAAGCTGCCGGAGCTATTGCCAAAGCAGTGCATTTTTGTCGTTGATGGTGACGGAAAGGCGGCAGCAACCGCTTCCCTATGGCCTGGCGAGCATTTTGGCAAAACCCTGCAAAGGGTTCATTGGGTGGCAGCCTCCCCTGACTACCAGGGCAAAGGTTTGGCTAAAGCTTTGATGACAAAGATAATGGATGTATACAACGAACTAGGATATAAGGATTTCATCTACTTAGCCACCCAGACATGGAGCTATAAAGCGATTAATATATACTCCCAGTTCGGGTTTTTGCCATACATGGGTCAAAAGCCTGTAAATTGGAAGGCTGATAATTATGAAGAAAACAACAGGCTGGCCTGGAAAATGATCAAGGAAAAGCTGGCCGGATATGGTACAGCAAATAAGCTGCCTTCATCGTCTGAAAAATAA